A window of Selenomonas ruminantium subsp. lactilytica TAM6421 contains these coding sequences:
- a CDS encoding MATE family efflux transporter, protein MEIKLSDHFTCKRLLLFAAPTIGTVVIAITYDVIDGYFVSNFIGKTAFAAVNVIYPFQLMLSVVGYMFGTGGSALIAAQQGKGDEEGANRFFTMIVKFALMTGAVMALLGCLFLPEIGALIGATPEIMEYGLPYGRTLFLFLPVMIVGYAFQSLLITAERPQFGLYLSVANMLSNIIFDYLFIVVLEGGMVGAAIATGIGACLNGLVPMCYFARPNSSSLRFVSCGMEIKPLLGACYNGLSEMVEDMSTSLIFVFYNYQLLRLAGENGVAAFGVVIFVEGFFTAVFCGLALQANSIVGYHFGAANFTELKSLLKKGIMLNFGFGLLMFVLARFSAPVIAGLYVGYDAEVCAMAEEALQIYALAFILQGFNIYASAYFTGLNNGKISALIAFARTFLVQTAAIFLLPMLLGIAGLWLAQATAELVSALLAAALLYACRREYCGEG, encoded by the coding sequence ATGGAAATCAAGCTATCTGACCATTTCACCTGCAAGAGGCTTCTGCTGTTCGCCGCCCCTACCATCGGCACAGTGGTTATCGCCATCACCTATGATGTGATTGACGGTTATTTCGTGTCCAATTTTATAGGCAAGACGGCTTTTGCCGCCGTCAATGTCATCTATCCCTTCCAGCTGATGCTGTCGGTGGTGGGCTATATGTTTGGTACCGGGGGCAGCGCCCTCATCGCCGCCCAGCAGGGCAAGGGGGATGAGGAGGGGGCCAACCGCTTCTTCACCATGATAGTCAAGTTCGCCCTGATGACAGGGGCGGTCATGGCCCTGCTGGGCTGCCTCTTCCTGCCGGAAATAGGCGCCCTGATAGGAGCCACGCCGGAAATCATGGAGTACGGCCTGCCCTATGGCCGCACCCTCTTCCTCTTCCTGCCGGTGATGATTGTGGGCTATGCCTTCCAGAGCCTGCTGATTACCGCTGAAAGACCCCAGTTTGGCCTCTACCTTTCCGTGGCCAATATGCTCAGCAACATCATCTTTGACTACCTCTTCATCGTGGTGCTGGAGGGAGGCATGGTGGGGGCGGCCATCGCCACCGGCATCGGCGCCTGCCTGAACGGCCTGGTGCCCATGTGCTACTTTGCCCGGCCCAACAGCAGCTCCCTGCGCTTCGTTAGCTGCGGCATGGAAATCAAGCCCCTGCTGGGAGCCTGTTACAATGGCCTGTCGGAAATGGTGGAAGATATGTCCACCTCCCTGATTTTCGTCTTCTACAATTACCAGCTCCTGAGGCTGGCGGGGGAAAACGGGGTGGCGGCCTTCGGGGTGGTCATCTTTGTGGAGGGCTTCTTCACCGCGGTCTTCTGCGGCCTGGCCTTGCAGGCCAATTCCATCGTGGGCTACCATTTCGGCGCGGCCAACTTCACGGAGCTGAAAAGCCTGCTGAAAAAGGGCATTATGCTGAATTTTGGTTTCGGCTTGCTGATGTTTGTCCTGGCACGGTTTTCCGCGCCTGTCATTGCCGGCCTCTATGTGGGCTATGATGCGGAGGTTTGCGCCATGGCAGAGGAGGCCCTGCAGATTTATGCCCTGGCCTTTATCCTGCAGGGGTTCAATATCTACGCTTCCGCCTATTTCACCGGCCTGAACAACGGCAAGATTTCGGCCCTCATCGCCTTTGCCCGCACCTTCCTGGTGCAGACCGCCGCCATTTTCCTGCTGCCCATGCTCCTGGGCATCGCCGGCCTATGGCTGGCCCAGGCCACCGCCGAACTGGTGTCAGCCCTGCTGGCCGCCGCGCTGCTCTACGCCTGCCGCAGGGAGTATTGCGGGGAGGGGTGA
- a CDS encoding MFS transporter, producing the protein MNLENTISSAEAPASTNYRWKVASLIFLVSFVAYMDRVNLSVATPVIMQEFGFTKIDMGLIQTCFFGGYALMQVPGGILADRFGLRKTGTFAILWWSIFTALTAFAHGKFSFAAIRLAFGLGEGPVFPSLGAACYKWFNHTEKGKASSSILGGTFFGPVVGPLLTVALMGWLGWQGVFIVFGILGVVVAYAWHRYTRDTPEDCPYVSEEEINYINEGRSNQTEKAVAPWKKLLVNHRFWAVGLQFFVVDYIMYVFLSWLPMFLTEVYGLDLKTMGFWTSVPWIALTFMVFFAGWFSDRLATGKNSERQYTMRTVTAIFGIAVTSAGLYAASHMASVEAAIFWMTLALGSLGFCMSATWSSVMSLGGRFSGSVSGWINLWGNIGGVLAPIVTAFLVETYGWNNAFSITALFGLIVVACWLVIKPGKQLIADN; encoded by the coding sequence ATGAATCTGGAAAACACCATAAGCAGTGCCGAGGCACCTGCCAGTACAAACTATCGCTGGAAAGTCGCCAGCTTAATCTTTCTAGTCAGTTTTGTCGCCTACATGGATCGCGTAAACCTTTCGGTTGCCACACCGGTCATCATGCAGGAATTCGGTTTCACCAAAATCGATATGGGACTTATCCAAACCTGTTTCTTCGGCGGGTATGCACTGATGCAGGTTCCCGGTGGCATTTTGGCCGATCGCTTCGGTCTGCGTAAAACCGGTACATTTGCCATTCTCTGGTGGTCAATCTTTACCGCTCTGACTGCTTTTGCCCATGGCAAATTCAGCTTTGCTGCCATCCGCCTGGCCTTCGGCCTCGGCGAGGGACCAGTTTTCCCTTCCCTCGGCGCAGCCTGCTATAAGTGGTTCAACCATACCGAAAAAGGCAAAGCCAGTTCCTCTATCCTCGGCGGCACCTTTTTCGGTCCGGTCGTGGGCCCGCTGCTGACTGTCGCTCTGATGGGCTGGCTCGGCTGGCAGGGCGTCTTTATCGTCTTTGGTATCCTCGGCGTCGTCGTTGCTTATGCCTGGCACCGCTACACCCGGGATACGCCGGAAGATTGTCCTTATGTAAGCGAAGAAGAGATCAACTACATCAATGAAGGGCGCAGCAACCAAACGGAAAAAGCCGTAGCTCCGTGGAAGAAGCTTCTGGTAAACCATCGGTTCTGGGCTGTCGGTCTTCAGTTCTTCGTCGTCGATTACATCATGTATGTTTTTCTTTCCTGGCTGCCCATGTTCCTCACTGAAGTATACGGCCTGGACCTCAAGACCATGGGCTTCTGGACCTCCGTTCCCTGGATTGCCTTGACCTTTATGGTCTTCTTCGCCGGCTGGTTTTCCGACCGCCTGGCTACGGGCAAGAACAGTGAACGCCAGTACACAATGCGCACGGTCACCGCTATCTTTGGCATCGCAGTCACTTCCGCAGGTCTTTACGCAGCATCCCACATGGCTTCCGTTGAAGCTGCTATCTTCTGGATGACGCTGGCTCTCGGCTCCCTCGGTTTTTGCATGAGTGCTACCTGGTCATCGGTCATGTCCCTTGGCGGCCGCTTCAGCGGCTCTGTCTCCGGCTGGATCAATCTCTGGGGCAATATCGGCGGCGTCCTTGCCCCGATTGTCACGGCATTCCTCGTCGAGACATATGGCTGGAACAACGCATTTTCTATCACCGCTTTATTCGGTCTTATCGTAGTCGCCTGCTGGCTGGTCATCAAGCCTGGCAAGCAGCTTATCGCCGATAACTGA